The window GCTGTTTGCGACGAAGAAGGCGATCACGACGAATCCCGACACCTTCTGGAGCGCGCGGTACGGGACCGACTGGGGCGCGAGCTTCACACCGCGTCCTCCCCGTCCGCGCGGATCGCCAGTCGCTTCAGCTCCTCACGGAGGTCGCTCGCGCCGTCCGGCGTCAGTCCCGGGATCCGGACGTCGGCGCCGCGGGAGCCGGCCGTGTAGACGACGCAGGAGGCGAGCCCGGCGCCGCGCTCGACCGGCCCGCGCCGCGAGTCGACGTGCTGGATCCGCACCAGGGGGACGGTCGTCCGGACCTGCGTGACCACGCCGCGGTCGAGGTACAGCGCGTCCTC is drawn from Halorubrum sp. CBA1229 and contains these coding sequences:
- a CDS encoding PH domain-containing protein, whose amino-acid sequence is MTAQTLHPRIRVVWVLRAVLVAAVLSLPFAGAYYLGRLPMWAPAVAGGVFLAVGVVHAVLKYRRWSYEIREDALYLDRGVVTQVRTTVPLVRIQHVDSRRGPVERGAGLASCVVYTAGSRGADVRIPGLTPDGASDLREELKRLAIRADGEDAV